The genomic segment CAGGCTATCAGCAGGCAGCGTATAGAGCTCAAACCCTATTCCTAAATTTTCACTGACCTTTTGCTTCGATTTTGCATAAACGACAGATGCGGGATCCTCTCCAACCAAAATGACCGCCAACTTAGGCTCTACACCCTGATCTTTCCATTCTTGGACTTCGCTCTTGATTTCCTCTTTCAAGACCTTCGCAATCGCTTTACCATCGAGTAACTCTGACAAACCCTTCACTCCCCTTTTGGTATGATGATATGTCTATCTCTATTATTCTCCGTTCATAAAACAACTCCTGTTGAATGAGCAGAAAATTAACAAAATTTTACTAAATTTAGTTAATTACTTAATTGGCTAATTCGAATAATCCATTCTCCTTGTTGTAGATAAACACTTCACCCGTCTCAATAAGGTAATACCAGCCCCCGATTGTAAGCGTTCCTTGCGAAACTTTTTCACGAATAAACGGGTAAGTAAGAAGGTTCTTTAGCTGTTCCACAATGTTAACTTGCTCTGTCATCCATTCCCTTTTATCGACTTCTTCTACTGAAACCTCAGCTAGAACTTTTGTTTTAGCCTCGTATGCCAACTCTAACCATTTCTTGGTATGCGGAATTTCGTTTAACACCTCATCCGATGCATATAACGACTTACACCCGCCACAGTTTGAATGCCCGCACACCACAATATTTTCTATTTCAAGAACATTGACGGCATATTCAATGGAAGAGGTTGTGGATAAATATTCCTCAGACTCATGATAGGGCGGCACAATGTTAGCAATGTTTCGAACAACAAATAACTCTCCAGGTAAAGTTTGCGTAATTAGATTCGGAATAAGTCTCGAATCAGAACACCCAATAAATAAGGTATGTGGATTTTGTTCCTTACTTAACTGTCCGAATAGTTCTTTGTGTTCTTCAAAATCGATTTCTCTAAATTTGATTAGTCCTTCTAAAAGCTTTTGCATTACTTTATCACCCCAAAATATTCAAAATCTAATTTACTTTTTTGTGAATGGAATGAGTGCTGGAACTTTTTTTTGATACTCAATGTAGGTTAATCCAAATTGTTTGATGAGTTTTCTTTCCTCTAACTTGATTCCAATTAGAATATAGAGAGTTAGAACGAGATGAACAAGAATATCCACCCTTGTAGAATTTAGACTCCACATGAATACAAGAGTTGCTAAGTAAATTGGATGGCGCACCATACCTAGTAAACCCTTAGTATTGATTGTTATTGAAGGCGTATCATCCTTCTTCCCATATTCTCTGATCTGGCGAATACCCACGAATTCTAAGATGTCATAACTTAGCAAGGCCCATATAATCATGAAACCTGAGCCTATGAGTAAAATGGATTGTAGAATCGTCCAGGGTGGCGTAAATTTTATGACAACTTCATTGTCTAAGGATCTCGAATATTTCAGTAGAGTAATAAATAAGGTTAGCGAAAGAATGTTATACAAGAATCTATAATAGGCATAGTACCTTCCCATTACTCGACTAGCCCAATTTGAAAAACGCAGATCAATAAGTATACTATGAATTAATGCGAATCCTATCCAAATCAAAATAACAATTAGATAATTCAATTTCTTCCTCCACATCATTAGACTTCCATAGCATCATATCATATATGCCCAGACATTACCGAAGCATCCCCTCGCTTATCTCATTATATCTTTCCTCAGCAGCCTTAATCGCATTGATACCTGTTTTGCATAGGACATTGATTCCTTTAACCATTGTCACAATATTAAACGCCTCGACCAATTCTTTCACGGTTAGTCCTGCTTCGATCGACGCTACAGCATGTGCCTTTGCACCACTGGCCTCATCATCTAACGCATCTAATATAGTGAAAATCAATTCTACTATCTTTCTAGGTAGTTCACCATCCTGAACTGATTTGCGCATTGTAAAGTAACCTTCCAAGGCATCTGGCGAATATCGCGATAAAACATCTGC from the Desulfitobacterium metallireducens DSM 15288 genome contains:
- a CDS encoding carbonic anhydrase codes for the protein MQKLLEGLIKFREIDFEEHKELFGQLSKEQNPHTLFIGCSDSRLIPNLITQTLPGELFVVRNIANIVPPYHESEEYLSTTSSIEYAVNVLEIENIVVCGHSNCGGCKSLYASDEVLNEIPHTKKWLELAYEAKTKVLAEVSVEEVDKREWMTEQVNIVEQLKNLLTYPFIREKVSQGTLTIGGWYYLIETGEVFIYNKENGLFELAN
- a CDS encoding methyltransferase family protein, which produces MNYLIVILIWIGFALIHSILIDLRFSNWASRVMGRYYAYYRFLYNILSLTLFITLLKYSRSLDNEVVIKFTPPWTILQSILLIGSGFMIIWALLSYDILEFVGIRQIREYGKKDDTPSITINTKGLLGMVRHPIYLATLVFMWSLNSTRVDILVHLVLTLYILIGIKLEERKLIKQFGLTYIEYQKKVPALIPFTKK
- a CDS encoding carboxymuconolactone decarboxylase family protein, whose translation is MEKNQDILKYYREELKWDPPFADVLSRYSPDALEGYFTMRKSVQDGELPRKIVELIFTILDALDDEASGAKAHAVASIEAGLTVKELVEAFNIVTMVKGINVLCKTGINAIKAAEERYNEISEGMLR